In Candidatus Hamiltonella defensa 5AT (Acyrthosiphon pisum), one genomic interval encodes:
- the tusA gene encoding sulfurtransferase TusA has protein sequence MKDPLNHYDHFLDTLGLRCPEPLMMLRKTARDLTIGQTLLMISDDPSTLSDIPAFCRFMGHHLSAKKADRIPYQYLIVIGCLE, from the coding sequence ATGAAAGACCCTTTAAATCATTATGATCACTTCCTGGATACTTTAGGTTTGCGCTGCCCTGAACCGCTCATGATGTTGCGAAAAACGGCTCGGGATTTAACAATCGGCCAAACGTTACTGATGATTTCAGACGATCCTTCCACACTGAGCGACATCCCTGCTTTTTGTCGTTTTATGGGTCATCATTTATCAGCAAAAAAAGCAGACAGAATACCTTACCAATACCTGATAGTTATAGGTTGTCTCGAATAA
- the speE gene encoding polyamine aminopropyltransferase, with protein MSQKQLWYEKLHSSFGQYFSIKEVLYRDKTDHQDLIIFDTEEFGRVMALNHVVQTTERDEFIYHEMMTHVPLLAHGDAKKVLIIGGGDGGILREVCRHAGVKEIIMVEIDQDVVNLCQEYFPHHHAGAYDDPRFQLKIDDGAHFVEQTNHRFDLIISDSTDPIGPGEHLFKSSFYQACRRILNAGGLFVAQNGVCFLQQTEVINTYQRLMPYFSDVSFYQAAIPTYYGGIMTFAWASENANLRRIGLNDLESRFADSGLKSCRYYNPFVHFASFALPQYLIEALAKKAPK; from the coding sequence ATGTCACAAAAACAGCTTTGGTATGAGAAATTACATTCCTCTTTCGGCCAATATTTTTCCATCAAAGAAGTGTTGTACCGCGATAAAACGGATCATCAGGATTTGATTATCTTCGACACTGAAGAGTTTGGCCGGGTGATGGCCTTAAATCATGTGGTGCAAACAACAGAGCGTGATGAATTTATTTATCATGAGATGATGACACACGTCCCTTTACTGGCTCACGGTGATGCTAAAAAAGTCTTAATCATAGGGGGAGGAGACGGGGGGATTTTACGTGAAGTGTGCCGCCATGCCGGTGTTAAAGAAATTATCATGGTCGAAATTGATCAAGATGTGGTCAATTTATGCCAAGAATATTTTCCTCACCATCATGCAGGGGCTTATGATGATCCGCGATTTCAGTTGAAAATTGATGATGGCGCGCATTTTGTCGAGCAAACAAATCATCGCTTTGATCTGATCATTTCGGATAGCACCGATCCGATAGGGCCAGGTGAACATTTATTTAAGTCTTCGTTTTATCAAGCATGCCGTCGTATCTTGAATGCAGGGGGTCTCTTTGTAGCTCAAAATGGCGTGTGTTTTTTACAACAAACAGAAGTCATCAATACGTATCAACGCCTGATGCCTTATTTTTCTGATGTGAGTTTTTACCAAGCCGCTATTCCTACTTATTACGGGGGAATCATGACATTCGCCTGGGCTTCAGAAAATGCAAATTTACGTCGAATTGGGCTGAATGATTTAGAATCCCGCTTTGCTGATTCAGGCCTAAAAAGTTGTCGTTACTATAATCCTTTTGTACACTTTGCCAGTTTTGCCCTTCCTCAATATTTAATAGAAGCATTGGCGAAAAAAGCGCCTAAATGA
- the tsaB gene encoding tRNA (adenosine(37)-N6)-threonylcarbamoyltransferase complex dimerization subunit type 1 TsaB produces MPPKILAIDTTTDACSVALLNHGEISSLSEICPRNQTQRILPMVQQILGASSLSLHQLDVLAFARGPGSFTGVRLGIGVSQGLALGADLPMIGISTLEMLAQGACRQTGLKQVLVAMDARMGEIYWGAFIQKSASQWQSVEKEMLKTPKQAERQIRLLKGKWAYAGNAWTIYPDLLKVNSEVLTQADLLLPQAEDMLPLALKLWQAGVAVPVEQAEPVYLRNNVAQKAR; encoded by the coding sequence ATGCCCCCCAAAATATTAGCCATAGATACAACCACAGACGCCTGCTCTGTGGCCCTTTTGAATCATGGGGAAATCTCTTCTTTATCTGAAATCTGCCCAAGAAATCAAACTCAACGTATTTTACCTATGGTACAACAGATTTTGGGCGCCTCTTCTCTTTCCCTTCATCAATTGGATGTTTTGGCGTTTGCCCGTGGCCCAGGGAGTTTCACGGGCGTGCGGCTCGGGATTGGTGTCAGCCAAGGTTTGGCATTAGGGGCTGATTTGCCGATGATTGGCATTTCCACTTTAGAAATGTTAGCGCAAGGAGCATGTCGTCAAACCGGCCTAAAACAAGTACTAGTAGCGATGGATGCACGGATGGGAGAGATTTATTGGGGTGCTTTTATTCAAAAAAGTGCCAGTCAATGGCAAAGCGTAGAAAAGGAAATGTTGAAAACACCAAAACAGGCCGAACGCCAGATCCGGTTGTTAAAAGGGAAGTGGGCCTATGCGGGGAATGCCTGGACTATCTATCCTGATTTATTGAAAGTGAATTCGGAGGTTTTAACACAGGCTGATCTGCTTTTACCACAGGCAGAAGATATGTTGCCTTTGGCATTAAAATTATGGCAAGCCGGGGTGGCTGTCCCTGTTGAGCAGGCAGAGCCTGTCTATTTACGTAATAATGTGGCACAAAAAGCGAGATAA
- a CDS encoding YicC/YloC family endoribonuclease, with translation MIRSMTAYARYDHKSEYGDLVWELRAVNHRYLDIYIRLPDTFRRLESVFREKIRSRVTRGKIECHLSFKANENTQNELRLNRALAKQLINVLSWVKEQSKITTFNAFDLLQWPGVMISEDLPLEDISYELLAGLEHVLNDFMVSREKEGAGLKEFIKQRLKAMSAEIVKIRDHMPSIVESERERLQNKFEELKIQLDPNRLEQELMLVAQRMDTTEELDRLELHIKEIENILNHQDVVGRRLDFMVQECHRESNTLASKSINIEVTSSAVELKVLIEQIREQVQNIE, from the coding sequence ATGATACGTAGTATGACGGCTTATGCTCGATATGATCACAAAAGTGAATATGGTGATTTAGTTTGGGAGCTACGGGCGGTTAATCATCGTTATTTAGACATCTATATTCGCTTGCCAGACACATTTCGAAGATTAGAATCGGTTTTTCGTGAAAAAATTCGCTCGCGTGTGACCCGCGGTAAAATAGAGTGCCATCTCTCTTTTAAAGCTAATGAAAACACCCAAAATGAACTCAGACTCAATCGTGCTCTCGCAAAACAACTCATCAATGTGCTTTCTTGGGTCAAAGAGCAGTCTAAAATAACCACATTCAATGCTTTTGATCTTCTTCAATGGCCCGGTGTGATGATATCAGAAGACCTTCCTTTAGAAGACATCAGCTATGAATTACTCGCAGGATTAGAACATGTTTTAAATGATTTTATGGTTTCGCGTGAAAAAGAAGGAGCGGGTTTAAAAGAATTTATTAAACAACGTTTAAAAGCAATGAGCGCTGAAATTGTTAAAATACGAGACCATATGCCTTCTATTGTAGAATCGGAACGTGAGCGCTTACAAAATAAATTTGAAGAATTAAAAATTCAGCTCGACCCTAACCGATTAGAACAAGAATTGATGTTGGTCGCCCAACGAATGGATACAACAGAAGAACTTGATCGTTTAGAGCTACACATAAAAGAAATTGAAAATATTTTGAATCATCAAGACGTTGTCGGGCGCCGCCTTGATTTTATGGTGCAGGAATGTCACCGAGAATCCAATACTCTGGCCTCTAAATCGATTAATATTGAAGTTACCAGTTCTGCTGTTGAGCTTAAAGTGTTAATCGAGCAAATACGCGAGCAGGTTCAAAATATTGAGTAA
- the rfaQ gene encoding putative lipopolysaccharide heptosyltransferase III — protein sequence MVNMVVKKNNFERILVIKLRHFGDVLLITPLLTTLQQHAPNAKIDVLLYSGTEKILSKYKTLHHIWTIDRQLKHAGIKAQILGEWALFQSLKKQNYSLILNLSDQWRSAFYCRFLKPELSIGFHYAKRDNALWCSCYDHLVPVSNHVKQHTVINNLSILNPLKLSKIITQVSMSYGSDDIFYVEKILHERSLSDYILIHPFARWHFKTWQASCFSKLINYLTAQKEKIVITGGPEKTEQDYVLNVIEDCSQKEDIVNLVGLLSFSQLAVLIERAQIFIGVDSVAMHMAAALKTPSVVLFGPSNLKQWSPWEAPHTLLWAGDHRKLPLPEEVDTRTCDRYLDAIPLKKVIDAVDFWRTQRKVR from the coding sequence ATGGTGAATATGGTGGTAAAAAAAAACAACTTTGAACGAATTTTAGTCATTAAATTGCGTCATTTCGGAGATGTTTTACTCATCACACCTTTACTGACAACCTTACAGCAACATGCGCCTAATGCAAAAATTGATGTGTTGTTGTATTCAGGAACAGAAAAGATTTTATCGAAATATAAAACCCTTCATCATATTTGGACAATCGATCGTCAATTGAAACATGCAGGGATCAAAGCTCAAATATTAGGGGAATGGGCTTTATTTCAATCGTTAAAAAAACAAAATTATTCTTTGATTCTTAATTTATCAGATCAATGGCGGTCTGCCTTTTATTGCCGCTTTTTAAAGCCTGAGCTCAGTATCGGTTTCCATTATGCAAAGCGTGATAATGCGCTTTGGTGCTCTTGTTATGATCATCTGGTGCCTGTTTCAAATCACGTCAAACAACATACTGTCATCAATAATTTATCTATATTAAATCCCTTAAAATTATCGAAAATCATTACCCAGGTCAGTATGTCCTATGGGTCTGATGATATTTTTTATGTAGAAAAAATTTTACATGAAAGATCATTGAGTGATTATATTTTGATTCATCCTTTTGCGCGTTGGCACTTTAAAACTTGGCAGGCATCTTGTTTTTCTAAATTAATAAATTATTTAACCGCACAAAAAGAGAAAATAGTGATCACAGGGGGGCCCGAAAAAACAGAGCAGGATTACGTTCTTAATGTGATCGAAGATTGCAGTCAAAAAGAGGATATCGTGAATCTTGTGGGCCTTCTGAGTTTCTCTCAGTTAGCGGTGTTGATTGAACGAGCTCAAATTTTTATTGGTGTCGATTCTGTTGCTATGCATATGGCTGCGGCTTTAAAAACACCTTCAGTCGTATTATTCGGACCGAGTAACTTGAAACAATGGTCCCCTTGGGAAGCACCTCATACTTTATTGTGGGCAGGAGACCATCGAAAGTTACCTCTTCCAGAAGAGGTAGATACCCGCACTTGCGATCGTTATCTGGATGCAATCCCATTGAAAAAAGTCATAGATGCGGTGGATTTTTGGCGAACTCAACGCAAGGTAAGGTAG
- the speD gene encoding adenosylmethionine decarboxylase, with protein sequence MNKLKLHGFNNLTKSLGFCIYDICYAQTFADRDGYIAYIDDEYNADRLTEILRETCSIIGANILNIARQDYNPQGASVTILISEEAIDPRDVDTSEHPGPLPDSIVAHLDKSHICVHTYPESHPTEGLCTFRADIEVSTCGIISPLNALNYLIHQLESDIVTIDYRVRGFTRDVNGVKHYIDHQINSIQNFMCKDIQSLYHMMDVNVYQENIFHTKMMLKDFDLKHYLFNSHPEQLSVQEKDLITKRLYKEMQEIYYGRNVVEV encoded by the coding sequence TTGAACAAACTGAAACTACATGGTTTCAATAATTTAACCAAAAGCCTGGGATTTTGTATTTATGATATTTGTTATGCTCAAACGTTTGCTGACCGTGATGGCTATATTGCTTATATCGATGACGAATATAATGCCGATCGTTTAACCGAAATATTAAGGGAGACCTGCTCCATTATAGGTGCAAATATTTTAAATATCGCTCGCCAGGATTACAATCCGCAAGGGGCCAGTGTCACTATTTTAATCAGCGAAGAAGCGATTGATCCACGTGATGTCGATACTTCCGAACACCCGGGGCCTTTGCCCGATTCTATTGTGGCTCATTTAGATAAAAGCCATATTTGTGTGCATACCTATCCAGAAAGTCATCCAACCGAGGGGTTATGTACCTTTCGGGCCGATATTGAAGTGTCGACCTGCGGGATTATTTCGCCTTTGAATGCATTAAATTATTTAATCCACCAGCTTGAATCAGATATTGTGACCATAGATTACCGTGTGAGGGGGTTTACTCGTGATGTGAATGGGGTCAAGCATTATATCGATCACCAAATTAACTCCATCCAGAATTTTATGTGTAAAGATATACAATCGCTTTACCATATGATGGATGTCAATGTTTATCAAGAAAACATATTTCACACAAAGATGATGTTGAAGGACTTTGATCTCAAGCATTATCTCTTTAATTCACATCCAGAGCAGCTGAGCGTTCAAGAAAAAGATCTCATCACAAAGAGGCTATATAAAGAAATGCAGGAAATTTACTATGGACGAAATGTGGTGGAAGTGTAG
- a CDS encoding glycoside hydrolase family 10 protein has translation MGSEKNRHFRASWVASVINLDWPSKTSTEIFSEQERILVQKKELIQILDQAVKMRMNAIILQVKPEADALYASDILPWSSYLTGTLGKNPGYDPLAFAVQEAHKRNLELHAWINPYRVSMNTAKNTIDQLNRLLPDRKKSVYKSHPEWIRIAYDRFVLDPGIPEVRDWIKNIIKEIVIRYDIDAIHLDDYFYYETPTSKLNDHETYLQYFNNFNNKADWRRKNTYLLIKSLSEEIHRLKPQVKFGISPTGVWRNKKQDPLGSETGVLSTHYDQNFSDTVLWVKEKLIDYIVPQVYWSFDRKVARYDVIASWWAYLLENKNTHLYIGNAFYKAGVPSELEPSWAENGGALEIERQLHFNENTSGIKGSILFRHLSLNDPLKKNAANMIKNPLWSMPVLIPSMPWKGSSVPPESPIKIKKIITSKGIELTWKAGDKPGDKSHQNLTLYYAIYKRSKNTWGLLSHYQLLKTVRKTGLYETWLDPSPFSHKSDVYIISALNRNHNESLGRIFD, from the coding sequence GTGGGAAGTGAAAAAAATCGTCATTTTCGTGCCAGTTGGGTTGCCAGTGTCATAAATTTAGATTGGCCATCTAAAACATCCACGGAAATTTTTTCTGAACAAGAGCGCATCCTGGTTCAAAAAAAAGAATTGATTCAAATACTTGATCAAGCCGTCAAAATGAGAATGAATGCAATTATTCTTCAGGTAAAGCCCGAAGCGGATGCCTTATATGCTTCAGATATTCTCCCTTGGTCTTCTTATTTAACCGGCACCTTAGGTAAAAACCCTGGCTACGATCCACTGGCATTTGCAGTACAAGAAGCGCATAAAAGAAACCTTGAGTTACATGCTTGGATTAATCCTTATCGCGTCTCAATGAATACAGCAAAAAATACTATCGATCAATTAAATAGACTTCTCCCTGACAGAAAAAAAAGTGTTTATAAAAGTCACCCTGAATGGATTCGTATCGCTTACGACCGTTTTGTATTAGATCCTGGCATACCCGAAGTACGAGACTGGATAAAAAATATTATTAAAGAAATTGTGATTCGGTATGATATTGATGCCATTCATTTAGACGATTATTTTTATTATGAAACACCTACGTCAAAATTGAATGATCATGAAACTTATCTACAATATTTCAATAATTTTAACAATAAAGCAGATTGGCGTAGAAAGAACACTTATCTTTTAATCAAGAGCCTCTCAGAGGAAATTCATCGACTTAAACCCCAGGTGAAATTTGGCATTAGCCCAACTGGGGTTTGGCGAAATAAAAAACAAGATCCTTTAGGTTCAGAAACCGGTGTGTTATCGACTCATTATGATCAGAATTTTTCTGATACGGTTCTTTGGGTAAAAGAAAAGTTGATTGATTATATTGTTCCACAGGTTTATTGGAGTTTTGACCGAAAGGTTGCAAGGTATGATGTAATCGCATCATGGTGGGCCTATCTTTTAGAAAACAAAAACACTCACCTTTATATAGGGAACGCTTTTTATAAGGCCGGAGTCCCTTCTGAATTAGAACCCAGTTGGGCTGAGAATGGCGGTGCCCTTGAAATAGAAAGGCAATTGCATTTTAATGAAAACACGTCTGGAATTAAAGGCAGCATTTTATTTCGACACTTATCTTTGAACGATCCTCTGAAAAAAAACGCCGCCAACATGATAAAAAATCCGCTCTGGTCAATGCCTGTGTTGATTCCTTCGATGCCTTGGAAAGGCTCTTCTGTTCCTCCTGAAAGCCCCATAAAAATAAAAAAAATCATCACGAGCAAAGGTATTGAGCTGACTTGGAAAGCAGGAGATAAGCCAGGAGATAAATCTCATCAAAACTTAACCCTTTATTATGCTATCTATAAACGGAGTAAAAATACTTGGGGATTATTGTCTCACTATCAATTATTAAAAACGGTTCGTAAAACAGGTCTCTATGAAACCTGGTTGGATCCATCGCCTTTCAGTCATAAAAGTGATGTTTATATCATTAGTGCGCTTAACAGAAATCATAATGAAAGCTTAGGGCGAATTTTTGACTAA
- the rnd gene encoding ribonuclease D, giving the protein MNYRLITTNEDLHHICELAVLRKAVALDTEFVRTKTYYAELGLIQLYDGHRVSLIDPFLITEWAPFYCLLKNKKIVKFLHSAGEDIEIFFHFFKTLPEPLIDSQILAAFTGRPVSCGFSILVKEFQGIVLNKAESRTDWLARPLSQKQCDYAAEDVFYLLPLANALMKKIETSGWMEAVKEECELLCQRRSQIQDPEMAYRDIGNASQLNPGQLICLKKLASWRLVYARKKNVAINFVIQESYLWKVARYQPTSLSELFHLGLDRRTIRQHGLTLLGLVTESQKTKEDPSLVIAYLNHEPVYKKIFKEIKDLIQSIGALIGLSHELIGSRKHINQLLNWHFGLIPKEKRPLLLTGWRAQVLSLELTKILDRHPMMI; this is encoded by the coding sequence TTGAATTATCGTTTGATTACCACCAATGAAGACTTACATCATATTTGTGAGCTGGCTGTTTTGCGTAAAGCAGTAGCATTAGACACTGAATTTGTGAGAACAAAAACCTATTATGCCGAATTGGGTTTAATTCAACTGTATGACGGTCATCGTGTATCCCTTATTGATCCTTTTTTGATAACAGAATGGGCCCCTTTTTATTGCTTGTTGAAAAATAAAAAAATCGTCAAATTTTTGCATTCAGCAGGAGAGGATATTGAAATATTTTTTCATTTTTTTAAAACACTCCCTGAACCTTTAATAGATAGCCAAATTTTAGCGGCATTCACAGGCCGACCTGTTTCTTGTGGTTTTTCTATCTTAGTGAAAGAATTTCAAGGGATTGTTTTAAATAAAGCCGAATCCAGAACAGACTGGCTGGCTCGTCCATTGAGTCAAAAACAATGTGATTATGCGGCTGAGGATGTGTTTTATCTTTTGCCTCTGGCAAATGCTTTGATGAAAAAAATAGAGACCTCCGGTTGGATGGAGGCAGTCAAAGAAGAATGTGAATTGCTTTGTCAACGCCGTAGCCAAATTCAAGATCCTGAAATGGCTTACCGTGATATCGGGAATGCTTCTCAACTCAACCCTGGACAACTCATTTGCTTAAAAAAGCTGGCTTCCTGGCGTTTAGTTTACGCCCGTAAAAAAAATGTCGCGATCAATTTTGTGATACAAGAATCTTATTTATGGAAAGTGGCGCGTTATCAGCCGACTTCTTTATCGGAGTTGTTCCATTTAGGCTTGGACCGTCGGACCATTCGTCAACATGGTTTAACCCTTCTGGGATTAGTGACAGAAAGTCAAAAAACAAAAGAGGATCCTTCACTTGTGATAGCTTATTTAAACCATGAGCCTGTTTATAAAAAGATATTTAAAGAGATCAAAGATCTGATCCAGTCTATAGGTGCTCTTATTGGATTAAGTCATGAGTTGATCGGATCACGAAAACATATTAATCAGCTATTAAACTGGCATTTCGGTTTGATCCCAAAAGAAAAACGCCCTTTATTATTGACAGGATGGCGAGCTCAAGTGTTATCTCTAGAATTAACCAAAATACTTGATCGTCATCCTATGATGATCTGA